The following proteins are encoded in a genomic region of Phragmites australis chromosome 9, lpPhrAust1.1, whole genome shotgun sequence:
- the LOC133928996 gene encoding uncharacterized protein LOC133928996 isoform X1, producing MYGRRASQLLREIDSSEAGQLASFNSDVFDQVIRECSEHNSQFQSLIRKMVEQNLDIETTRNEDHYGAAIHHLSLLRNKRCLMAYMYNRAEVIQSFRWKVGPVLPHDIQEKLHFSEKEYFKNHSAAIKSYISEMDIDLTVDMVPPKDPYIQVRVLEDIGEVSLGDHSVSLTKNSLHFLRRTDAEQFISQGLMEEFLE from the exons atgtaCGGGAGGCGCGCATCGCAGCTTCTGAGGGAGATTGACTCCTCCGAGGCAGGCCAGCTCGCGTCGTTCAAC AGCGATGTGTTTGATCAGGTCATTAGAGAGTGCAGTGAGCACAATTCACAATTTCAATCATTGATCAG GAAAATGGTGGAGCAAAACTTAGACATCGAGACAACTAGAAACGAGGACCACTATGGTGCAGCTATCCACCATCTTTCCCTGCTCCGTAACAAAAGATGCCTCATGGCTTACAT GTACAACCGAGCAGAAGTTATTCAAAGTTTTAGGTGGAAAGTTGGTCCTGTTCTTCCTCATGACATACAAGAAAAGCTCCACTTCTCAGAGAAAGAGTACTTCAAGAACCACTCTGCAGCCATTAAGTCATACATATCGGAGATGGATATAGATTTAACAGTG GACATGGTACCTCCCAAGGATCCTTACATTCAGGTTCGGGTGCTGGAGGACATTGGTGAAGTATCTCTTGGCGACCATTCTGTATCATTGACCAAAAACTCGCTTCATTTCCTAAGGCGCACAGACGCTGAACAATTTATATCACAG GGTCTTATGGAAGAATTTCTGGAGTAG
- the LOC133928998 gene encoding uncharacterized protein LOC133928998 isoform X1: MEGKKSPPAPAPAAAGAGAVPPPADGYFSSVFSASPAGNAKEAKQTDLYAMLNKQSSRGQNGGGITGNGKSQGRTSTTYKDAKHVYPDESSESLYFGSSVHYGGRELYGSSPQKQPNEPPRNYKEDNPDGSLATRGDWWQGSLYY; encoded by the exons ATGGAGGGCAAGAAGTCGCCGCCCGCCCCTGCCCCTGCCGctgccggagccggagccgtgCCACCGCCGGCCGACGGATACTTCAGCTCCGTCTTCTCCGCGTCGCCTGCG GGGAATGCAAAAGAGGCGAAGCAGACCGACTTGTACGCGATGCTGAACAAGCAGAGCTCCAGAGGGCAGAATGGCGGTGGCATCACAGGTA ATGGCAAATCCCAAGGCCGCACTAGCACTACATATAAGGATGCAAAACATGTTTATCCAGATGAGTCATCAGAATCCCTTTATTTTGGCTCATCTGTGCATTACGGTGGTCGGGAATTATACGGCAGCTCTCCACAAAAGCAGCCGAATGAACCCCCGAGAAAT TATAAGGAGGACAATCCGGATGGCTCTCTTGCTACTAGAGGTGATTGGTGGCAAG GTTCACTTTATTACTGA
- the LOC133928996 gene encoding uncharacterized protein LOC133928996 isoform X2 encodes MVEQNLDIETTRNEDHYGAAIHHLSLLRNKRCLMAYMYNRAEVIQSFRWKVGPVLPHDIQEKLHFSEKEYFKNHSAAIKSYISEMDIDLTVDMVPPKDPYIQVRVLEDIGEVSLGDHSVSLTKNSLHFLRRTDAEQFISQGLMEEFLE; translated from the exons ATGGTGGAGCAAAACTTAGACATCGAGACAACTAGAAACGAGGACCACTATGGTGCAGCTATCCACCATCTTTCCCTGCTCCGTAACAAAAGATGCCTCATGGCTTACAT GTACAACCGAGCAGAAGTTATTCAAAGTTTTAGGTGGAAAGTTGGTCCTGTTCTTCCTCATGACATACAAGAAAAGCTCCACTTCTCAGAGAAAGAGTACTTCAAGAACCACTCTGCAGCCATTAAGTCATACATATCGGAGATGGATATAGATTTAACAGTG GACATGGTACCTCCCAAGGATCCTTACATTCAGGTTCGGGTGCTGGAGGACATTGGTGAAGTATCTCTTGGCGACCATTCTGTATCATTGACCAAAAACTCGCTTCATTTCCTAAGGCGCACAGACGCTGAACAATTTATATCACAG GGTCTTATGGAAGAATTTCTGGAGTAG
- the LOC133928997 gene encoding rop guanine nucleotide exchange factor 7-like produces MERGAAAEEEEGRALSEALTADSADDEGRRGSSSSATSEVASTESSYSPPDEWQRVAIKTCVLADVVTAGTAGKEKHGASEMGMMKERFSKLLLGEDMSGSGKGVCTALAISNAITNLCATIYGQLWRLEPLLPEKKAMWRREMDWLLCVSDHIVELVPTWQTFPDGTRLEIMTSRPRSDLYINLPALRKLDHMLLEILESFRGSEFWYVDQGICAPDCDGSASFRRTFRRRDDKWWLPVPRVPPGGLREATRRRVEHRRDCANQILKAAMAINSNALAEMDVPDSYLDSLPKNGRATLGDVIYRYITSDQFSPDCLLDCLDLSSEYQALEIANRIEASIYVWRRRGAAKPGSRAGAKSSWGIVKDMIMDTEKRDPLAERAESVLISLKQRFPGLTQTSLDMSKIQYNKDVGKSILESYSRVLESLASNIIARIDDLLNVDELSKQSDHLPAGGADGKIASCKNNNSKDMVPSPYPVVPASGTPYATPSFSPAQLSSPSKIGRALLVDRRSHHGRGIGAKITMSSMADRAGLEAVKGVLVGSAVFDVPTAATAEL; encoded by the exons ATGGAGAGAGGCGCcgcggccgaggaggaggaggggagggcgCTGAGCGAGGCGCTGACAGCGGATTCGGCCGACGACGAGGGGCGCCGCGGGAGCAGCTCCAGCGCCACCTCCGAGGTCGCATCCACTGAGTCCTCCTACTCCCCGCCCGACGAGTGGCAGCGGGTCGCCATCAAGACCTGCGTGTTGGCTGACGTCGTCACGGCCGGGACGGCCGGCAAGGAGAAGCACGGAGCCTCAG AGATGGGGATGATGAAGGAGAGGTTCTCGAAGCTGCTGCTGGGCGAGGACATGTCGGGCAGCGGCAAGGGCGTCTGCACCGCGCTCGCCATCTCCAACGCCATCACCAACCTCTGTG CGACGATTTATGGGCAGCTCTGGAGGCTGGAGCCGCTGCTGCCGGAGAAGAAGGCGATGTGGCGGCGAGAGATGGATTGGCTGCTCTGCGTCAGCGACCACATCGTCGAGCTGGTGCCCACATGGCAGACGTTCCCGGATGGGACTAGGCTTGAG ATCATGACAAGCAGGCCACGGTCTGATCTGTACATCAATCTGCCGGCACTTCGGAAGCTAGACCACATGCTTCTC GAAATCCTTGAGAGCTTCAGAGGCTCTGAATTCTGGTACGTCGACCAGGGCATCTGCGCGCCGGACTGCGACGGCTCCGCCTCGTTCCGGAGGACGTTCCGCCGCCGCGACGACAAGTGGTGGCTCCCGGTGCCCCGCGTGCCCCCCGGCGGCCTCCGCGAGGCCACGCGAAGGCGGGTCGAGCACAGGCGCGACTGCGCCAACCAGATCTTGAAGGCCGCCATGGCCATCAACAGCAACGCCTTGGCCGAAATGGACGTTCCCGACTCTTACCTCGACTCGCTGCCAAAG AACGGACGTGCGACGCTGGGCGACGTCATATACCGTTACATCACCTCGGACCAGTTCTCCCCTGATTGCCTCCTCGACTGCCTCGACTTGTCGTCGGAGTACCAGGCGCTGGAGATCGCCAACCGCATCGAAGCCTCCATCTACGTGTGGCGTCGGCGGGGCGCCGCGAAACCGGGAAGCCGCGCGGGCGCCAAATCGTCCTGGGGCATCGTGAAGGACATGATAATGGACACGGAGAAGAGGGACCCGCTCGCCGAGCGCGCCGAGAGCGTCTTGATATCCCTGAAGCAAAGGTTCCCCGGGCTCACACAGACAAGCTTGGACATGAGCAAGATTCAATACAACAAG GACGTGGGGAAATCGATCCTTGAGAGCTACTCAAGGGTCCTCGAGAGCCTAGCCTCCAACATCATCGCACGGATCGACGACCTGCTCAACGTCGACGAGCTTAGCAAGCAGTCAGACCACCTCCCGGCCGGCGGCGCGGACGGGAAGATCGCCAGCTGCAAGAACAACAACAGCAAGGACATGGTGCCGTCGCCGTACCCGGTGGTGCCCGCCTCGGGCACTCCGTACGCCACGCCGAGCTTCTCGCCGGCGCAGCTGTCGAGCCCGTCCAAGATCGGGAGGGCCCTGCTGGTCGACCGCCGGTCGCACCACGGCAGAGGGATTGGCGCCAAGATAACGATGTCATCGATGGCTGACCGCGCTGGCTTGGAGGCCGTCAAGGGGGTGCTGGTCGGAAGCGCCGTGTTCGACGTCCCGACGGCTGCCACAGCAGAGCTGTGA
- the LOC133928998 gene encoding uncharacterized protein LOC133928998 isoform X2, producing MEGKKSPPAPAPAAAGAGAVPPPADGYFSSVFSASPAGNAKEAKQTDLYAMLNKQSSRGQNGGGITDGKSQGRTSTTYKDAKHVYPDESSESLYFGSSVHYGGRELYGSSPQKQPNEPPRNYKEDNPDGSLATRGDWWQGSLYY from the exons ATGGAGGGCAAGAAGTCGCCGCCCGCCCCTGCCCCTGCCGctgccggagccggagccgtgCCACCGCCGGCCGACGGATACTTCAGCTCCGTCTTCTCCGCGTCGCCTGCG GGGAATGCAAAAGAGGCGAAGCAGACCGACTTGTACGCGATGCTGAACAAGCAGAGCTCCAGAGGGCAGAATGGCGGTGGCATCACAG ATGGCAAATCCCAAGGCCGCACTAGCACTACATATAAGGATGCAAAACATGTTTATCCAGATGAGTCATCAGAATCCCTTTATTTTGGCTCATCTGTGCATTACGGTGGTCGGGAATTATACGGCAGCTCTCCACAAAAGCAGCCGAATGAACCCCCGAGAAAT TATAAGGAGGACAATCCGGATGGCTCTCTTGCTACTAGAGGTGATTGGTGGCAAG GTTCACTTTATTACTGA
- the LOC133928116 gene encoding zinc finger CCCH domain-containing protein 43-like has translation MDKVKVPKANWDAYATRVFCEICKEETLAGNRPGNTLSAIGYNNLEEKFKERTKRQHYPHGKLKNKWDALKAQYNLWLDLKRAATGLGFDVQKGIITENIKYRKFRDGPMENLDELEVMFQHINVTGASSVIPGAPTNAAPIEVGDDSMEGEDDATIVDDEKKGGKRKINNDLPQNPKKKDRNPMVRQVTRLIDVISTGKTKNAQKVEDDIIELIEQAVNAGAYEGSDEHFMATKLFIKQEYHAVFKSFKTNEGKVAWLKRMYEERKRD, from the exons ATGGATAAAGTGAAGGTGCCGAAAGCTAATTGGGATGCATATGCGACGAGAGTGTTCTGTGAGATATGTAAGGAAGAAACTCTAGCTGGGAATAGACCGGGAAATACCTTGAGTGCCATTGGCTACAATAACCTTGAGGAAAAATTCAAAGAAAGGACTAAACGACAACACTATCCACATGGCAAGCTGAAGAACAAATGGGATGCATTGAAGGCACAATACAACTTGTGGTTAGATTTGAAGAGGGCTGCAACCGGTCTTGGTTTTGACGTTCAAAAGGGAATAATTACA GAAAACATCAAATATCGCAAGTTTCGTGATGGCCCTATGGAGAACCTAGATGAGCTTGAAGTTATGTTTCAACATATCAATGTCACAGGTGCATCTTCGGTCATTCCAGGTGCTCCTACAAATGCAGCTCCCATTGAGGTTGGTGATGATTCTATGGAGGGTGAAGATGATGCTACCATTGTAGACGATGAAAAAAAGGGAGGAAAGCGTAAGATTAATAATGACCTTCCACAAAACCCCAAGAAGAAGGATAGGAATCCCATGGTTAGGCAAGTGACACGTCTTATTGATGTGATTTCTACCGGCAAGACGAAGAATGCTCAAAAGGTTGAGGATGATATCATAGAGCTCATTGAACAAGCCGTGAATGCGGGAGCCTATGAAGGAAGCGATGAACACTTTATGGCCACCAAGCTCTTTATCAAGCAAGAATACCATGCAGTGTTTAAATCCTTTAAAACTAATGAAGGAAAGGTGGCTTGGCTCAAGAGGATGTACGAAGAGAGGAAAAGGGACTAG